The stretch of DNA GGGAAGTATAAAAACACTTATAACTTTTTCCCTCATAAGCTCAAATAAATGAAATGCTCCTTGCCAATCTATACTTAGTAAAACGCTTATTCCACTGCTCAGGTTCTGTTCTATAAAACTTTTCGGTATGCCATAAAAATTTTCAAAAACTCTGGCGTACTCAAGCATTTGACCAGCTTCACATAACTCATGAAATTCTTTCTTGGTAACAAAAAAATAGTCTTTTCCATTTATTTCGCCTGGGCGAGGTTTGCGTGTAGTCATAGAAACCGATCTAACTAAATTAGTCGATCGCTCAAGTAATCTCTCTAATATAGTAGTTTTGCCAGCTCCAGAAGGAGAAGATAAAACTAATAATACACCTTCATTCTCTACAGCCATTTTTTCTTCTAAGTATAAGTTAACAAGCACACTACAAGGTTCTTCATTTGATTAGGACTTTGCATTTTCTAATATGGCACTTTTTGAATCAGGTTTTAAAAAGCTAGAATGATCTAAATTGGAATCCGATAAATTGGTACCAATAAGAGAAGAATTATCAAAAATAGTATGGCGTAAATCAGCTTTTTTAAGGTTTGCCTTATTTAAATTAACATTTACAAATTTCGCTCTACTCAATATTGAATTGGAGAAATCGGCATTCTCTAGATTCATATTCTTAAATTCAAAGCAAGAATAATTTACATCAAACTTTTCACCCTGTAATATCTTTTCTTGCAAATTCTCAATTGAAGTTATAGCACCTTCTAAGCCAGCAAGTTTCTCCTGCCCTTCATTATCAATCAAAATCGAATGATCAAATTCACAATCTGCTAAATGAGCATCAACAACTGAGCCTTTATATATGCTAGAAGAACGAAAAGACGTACCACTGACCGTTGAATTATTGAAGTTGCTAAGAAAAAAACTGGCTTTCTTAAAGGCACTACCGCGAAGTAAAGAAGATTCAAAGTTACTTTCAACAAAATTTGAACTAGTTACTTTTAGATTAGACCAGATTGAGTTATTCGCTATTAAATTAAAAAAAGTTGAGCTTTCTATTTCACTAGAATCGATGCTATTGTGAAAAAGTCTACTATTATAAACCTGAGAGTCTCTTATTTTTACCCTATACATCGAAGTTGAGGAAAGGTCTGTACTTTCTATCTTCGCAGAGGTAAATAACGAATGGTCAAAAAACGAACCATTCATGTTAGAATGTACAACTCTAGTATTATGAAACTCTCCATGGCGAATATCAGAATCAGAAACATCAACTTGATGCAGCTCGCTAAAACTAAAACCAATATTGGATAAATCAGCATCTTGAAAACTGACTTCAGAAACATATGAATGTTTTATCTTGGAACCATTTAACATAGATTGAACAAAACTTGAATTATCACCATTTACATAGGAAACTCGAGTTTTGCTTAAATTAGCTCCACCAAAGTTGCTGTCAATTATAGCAGAAGAATCAAAGCAAACATTAGAAAGATTGCTGCCTGTGAAGTCTGATTCTTTTATTTCCGTGCCATATATATTAGCATTTTTCAATGAGGAAAATTGTATTTTTAGTTTATATGAATCCACTCCAAAAAAATTTGCATTATCAAGACTGCTTCTTTGCACAACAGTATTGTTTATTTCACTATCACTAAAACTTATATAGCCCACATTTGAGTCTGATAAGCTGGAAAAATTTATTTTTACATCTGAAAAATTAGTATGTAAACCGGTCATACTGTGCATTCTCACTTTTTTGAGGTCAGAGCTGACAAATTCAGCACAACTAACATCAGATTGATCAAGTATAATATCTGTCAAATTTGCAGAAATAAATTTTGCAAAACCCAAATTCGTACCTTTTACTTTTATACCTTGCAAATTAGCATTAGAAAAATTAGCACCACGTAAATCAGAATTAATAAAGGATACACCTGACAAGTCAGTATGAGAAAAATCAGCACCAATTAGACTCACTCCATTAAAAATAGATCCATTGAGGTACAATTTACTGAAATCTGCTCCATTTAAGTTAGAGCCAAAACCTTTTCTAAAATCCTCTTGAATACCTTTTTTGTGGCATTGCACTAGAAATTTAGCAAAGTCTTTTTTACTGTAAGACACATACTTTATCTTATGCAAAGCATCTAAAAAATCACTAACTGGATTTTTCGCATCATTTATTTCATTCCCGTAACACAAATGACCAACTAAAATTAATATCAAAAATC from Wolbachia endosymbiont strain TRS of Brugia malayi encodes:
- the gmk gene encoding guanylate kinase — encoded protein: MAVENEGVLLVLSSPSGAGKTTILERLLERSTNLVRSVSMTTRKPRPGEINGKDYFFVTKKEFHELCEAGQMLEYARVFENFYGIPKSFIEQNLSSGISVLLSIDWQGAFHLFELMREKVISVFILPPSMEELRLRLQKRNSDSASEIEHRLAEAQKEMSKRDKYDYVVINDDIDKSVEEISSILDKERLKRSGV
- a CDS encoding pentapeptide repeat-containing protein, which gives rise to MNYNAMKTEQIIRFLILILVGHLCYGNEINDAKNPVSDFLDALHKIKYVSYSKKDFAKFLVQCHKKGIQEDFRKGFGSNLNGADFSKLYLNGSIFNGVSLIGADFSHTDLSGVSFINSDLRGANFSNANLQGIKVKGTNLGFAKFISANLTDIILDQSDVSCAEFVSSDLKKVRMHSMTGLHTNFSDVKINFSSLSDSNVGYISFSDSEINNTVVQRSSLDNANFFGVDSYKLKIQFSSLKNANIYGTEIKESDFTGSNLSNVCFDSSAIIDSNFGGANLSKTRVSYVNGDNSSFVQSMLNGSKIKHSYVSEVSFQDADLSNIGFSFSELHQVDVSDSDIRHGEFHNTRVVHSNMNGSFFDHSLFTSAKIESTDLSSTSMYRVKIRDSQVYNSRLFHNSIDSSEIESSTFFNLIANNSIWSNLKVTSSNFVESNFESSLLRGSAFKKASFFLSNFNNSTVSGTSFRSSSIYKGSVVDAHLADCEFDHSILIDNEGQEKLAGLEGAITSIENLQEKILQGEKFDVNYSCFEFKNMNLENADFSNSILSRAKFVNVNLNKANLKKADLRHTIFDNSSLIGTNLSDSNLDHSSFLKPDSKSAILENAKS